One segment of Methanolinea mesophila DNA contains the following:
- a CDS encoding ribonuclease P protein component 1 → MISPQNIHRHELIGLDVLVTGASNPCVTGISGRIVDETRNMLVIAGESGTRRIQKKGTVFLLKLPDGVLVEIEGSVLVMAPEKRINLQLKTRGK, encoded by the coding sequence ATGATCTCCCCCCAGAACATCCACCGGCACGAACTCATCGGGCTTGATGTTCTGGTAACGGGAGCCAGCAACCCCTGTGTAACAGGGATTTCGGGCCGGATCGTCGATGAGACCAGGAACATGCTGGTCATCGCGGGAGAATCAGGAACGAGGCGGATCCAGAAGAAAGGAACCGTTTTCCTGCTGAAGCTCCCCGATGGGGTCCTGGTGGAGATAGAAGGCTCCGTGCTGGTCATGGCACCTGAAAAACGGATCAACTTGCAGCTGAAAACCAGAGGTAAATAA
- the rpmC gene encoding 50S ribosomal protein L29, translating to MAIFRAKDVQQLSDVELQEQMEKLRMELIQHNGKVSAGGATENPGRIRELRRTIARMMTEKNRRFREA from the coding sequence ATGGCAATATTTCGCGCAAAAGACGTCCAGCAGCTCTCTGACGTGGAGCTGCAGGAACAGATGGAGAAGCTCCGCATGGAGCTCATCCAGCACAACGGGAAGGTCAGCGCGGGAGGCGCCACCGAGAACCCCGGAAGGATCCGGGAACTCCGGCGGACCATCGCCCGCATGATGACCGAGAAGAACAGGAGGTTTCGGGAGGCATGA
- a CDS encoding 30S ribosomal protein S3: MAVERKFVAESVKKALVERHLLKELKRAGFGGMDLQRTPLGTQVTIFAEKPGIVIGKGGKVVRQLTQDLATDFAVESPQIEVQQVPNPSFNAQIMAERLANALERGWYFRKAGQSIIRRVMESGALGCEVIIAGKLTGARARTQKFTQGYIKHSGEPVNTIVEKGFAVAVKKLGVIGVQVKIIPPGSVLPDHFEIKDLPKEKQKPSPEIVVTPVGEDVDEDIDLDNSPIPEEEYLEER, from the coding sequence ATGGCAGTAGAGAGGAAATTCGTGGCCGAAAGCGTCAAGAAAGCCCTTGTCGAACGCCACCTCCTGAAGGAACTGAAACGGGCCGGTTTCGGGGGCATGGACCTCCAGCGCACCCCGCTCGGGACCCAGGTGACCATCTTTGCAGAAAAGCCGGGTATCGTGATCGGGAAGGGCGGAAAGGTCGTCAGGCAGCTGACCCAGGACCTTGCGACCGACTTTGCCGTGGAGTCTCCCCAGATCGAGGTGCAGCAGGTCCCGAACCCGTCATTCAACGCCCAAATCATGGCCGAAAGGCTTGCGAATGCGCTCGAGCGCGGTTGGTACTTCAGGAAGGCCGGGCAGAGCATCATCCGCAGGGTAATGGAGTCGGGTGCGCTCGGCTGTGAAGTCATCATCGCCGGGAAACTCACCGGTGCACGGGCGAGGACCCAGAAGTTCACCCAGGGGTACATCAAGCACTCCGGGGAACCGGTCAACACGATCGTGGAGAAGGGCTTCGCGGTGGCGGTAAAGAAACTGGGAGTCATCGGGGTGCAGGTAAAGATTATCCCGCCGGGTTCCGTACTTCCCGACCACTTCGAGATCAAAGACCTCCCGAAGGAGAAACAAAAACCGAGCCCGGAGATTGTCGTCACCCCCGTGGGCGAGGACGTTGACGAGGATATTGACCTGGACAACTCGCCAATCCCCGAGGAAGAATACCTGGAGGAGCGCTAA
- a CDS encoding 50S ribosomal protein L22 has translation MARVAYSKVFEGDNLARGKANELPISPKHAIEIARFIRNRRTRESIEYLNQVVAQKKAIPFRRFNRNVSHKKGLSGWDAGRYPRKASMAYIKLLQSVEKNAEYLGLDPENLEIIHASANRGRGMKAFFPRAMGRATPKARETVNIEIVAREVQ, from the coding sequence ATGGCGAGAGTAGCATATTCCAAAGTATTCGAGGGGGACAACTTAGCCCGGGGAAAAGCAAACGAGCTCCCCATCTCCCCCAAACATGCGATCGAGATCGCCCGGTTCATCAGGAACAGGCGCACCAGGGAGTCGATCGAGTACCTGAACCAGGTTGTGGCGCAGAAGAAGGCCATCCCGTTCCGGAGGTTCAACCGGAACGTCTCCCACAAGAAGGGCCTCTCGGGATGGGACGCAGGGAGATACCCCCGGAAAGCGTCGATGGCGTATATCAAGCTCCTCCAGTCGGTGGAGAAGAATGCCGAATACCTGGGCCTCGACCCCGAGAACCTGGAGATCATCCATGCATCCGCCAACCGCGGCCGGGGGATGAAGGCGTTCTTCCCCAGGGCGATGGGCAGGGCAACCCCCAAGGCACGGGAAACGGTGAACATCGAGATAGTCGCACGGGAGGTGCAGTGA